A window of Ignatzschineria indica contains these coding sequences:
- the dusB gene encoding tRNA dihydrouridine synthase DusB has translation MKIGNYHISSPYVLAPMAGVTDLPFRKICRRFGAGLAVSEMVNANPELWETEKSQLRLIYKGELSPVSAQIVGYDPEMMAAAAQFSVENGAEIVDINMGCPAKKVCKKAAGSALLQDEPLVAEILKAVVAAVDVPVTLKIRTGWDRENKNAITIAKMAEEIGIQALAIHGRTREDRFLGEAEYETIAKVKEAISIPVIANGDIDSLEKAEQVLKMTKADAIMIGRGALGNPWLFRSLIERQPYLPTIEERYQVILEHISALHHFYGVEKGIRVARKHLLWYLGEREIPTEWRSAMLREKIPEKQLEWVARIFLDQI, from the coding sequence ATGAAAATAGGGAATTATCATATATCATCGCCCTATGTGCTTGCACCTATGGCGGGGGTAACGGATCTTCCTTTCCGTAAGATTTGTCGGCGTTTTGGTGCCGGTCTTGCGGTAAGCGAGATGGTGAATGCTAATCCTGAGCTATGGGAGACTGAAAAATCACAGTTACGCCTTATTTATAAAGGAGAGCTCTCTCCTGTCAGCGCCCAAATTGTGGGGTATGATCCTGAAATGATGGCGGCTGCAGCTCAATTTAGTGTTGAAAATGGCGCCGAGATTGTAGATATCAATATGGGTTGTCCGGCAAAAAAAGTCTGTAAAAAAGCGGCGGGTTCTGCACTATTGCAGGATGAACCTTTAGTGGCAGAGATCTTAAAAGCTGTGGTTGCCGCTGTTGATGTTCCGGTGACCTTAAAGATTCGAACTGGTTGGGATCGAGAGAATAAGAATGCGATCACGATTGCGAAGATGGCAGAAGAGATCGGTATTCAAGCTTTGGCTATTCATGGGCGAACACGTGAAGATCGTTTTTTGGGTGAAGCGGAATATGAAACGATCGCAAAGGTTAAAGAGGCGATCTCAATACCGGTGATTGCTAATGGTGATATCGATTCACTAGAGAAAGCAGAACAGGTCTTAAAGATGACGAAGGCGGATGCCATTATGATAGGGCGGGGTGCTTTAGGTAATCCTTGGCTTTTTCGTTCTTTAATCGAGCGTCAACCCTATCTCCCTACCATTGAAGAGCGTTACCAAGTGATATTAGAACATATCTCTGCTTTGCACCACTTTTATGGCGTAGAGAAGGGAATTCGTGTTGCTCGAAAACATCTTCTTTGGTACCTCGGCGAGAGAGAGATTCCGACTGAGTGGCGTAGTGCGATGTTGCGAGAGAAGATTCCGGAGAAGCAACTTGAATGGGTAGCAAGAATTTTTTTAGATCAAATATAG